In Terriglobales bacterium, one DNA window encodes the following:
- a CDS encoding ice-binding family protein gives MGHDFHLDWRAVRTAPAKAQAALTAAYLDAAGRTRGTSVAGDLVGLTSSLAVSGGVTLDAQGNPEAVFIFQILSTLHNRERQPCCPGNGTNACSVFWQVGNSGNELSV, from the coding sequence ATGGGCCATGATTTCCACCTGGATTGGCGGGCGGTGCGGACGGCACCAGCCAAGGCTCAGGCGGCATTGACTGCCGCGTATCTCGATGCTGCAGGACGCACCAGGGGCACTTCAGTAGCTGGAGATTTGGTAGGGCTGACGTCGTCGCTGGCAGTATCCGGTGGAGTTACTCTCGATGCTCAGGGCAATCCGGAGGCAGTGTTTATCTTCCAGATCTTGTCCACGCTCCATAACCGGGAGCGGCAGCCATGTTGTCCTGGCAACGGCACCAATGCCTGTAGTGTTTTCTGGCAAGTCGGCAACTCTGGGAACGAACTCAGTGTTTAG
- a CDS encoding hemolysin III family protein: protein MNAVSHGIGLILSIIAFIVLLVLAVKRGTALCIVSCAIYGSTLVSLYLASMLYHSASLPGRKRVLRILDHVAIYLLIAGTYTPFLLVNLRGGWGWSLFGVIWGCATLGIVLKLRFTERYEVLSTSTYIAMGWLVVIAIKPLITHVSFTGLAWLLSGGVLYTVGVMFFALRRISFGHVVWHLFVMAASTCHYMAVMYSVVLTSRVR from the coding sequence ATGAACGCCGTTTCTCACGGAATCGGCCTTATTCTGAGCATTATTGCGTTCATCGTTCTCCTTGTGTTGGCTGTGAAACGAGGAACAGCTCTGTGCATAGTGAGCTGTGCAATCTATGGTAGTACCCTCGTTAGCCTATACCTGGCTTCGATGCTCTATCACAGTGCTTCTTTACCTGGTCGAAAACGAGTGCTTCGTATTCTCGACCACGTGGCGATTTATCTCCTGATTGCTGGAACTTACACCCCTTTTTTGCTAGTCAATCTTCGCGGTGGATGGGGATGGTCGCTCTTTGGAGTTATCTGGGGCTGTGCCACACTGGGCATCGTACTGAAACTCCGTTTTACTGAGAGGTACGAAGTTCTGTCTACATCCACATATATTGCGATGGGTTGGCTGGTGGTTATTGCTATCAAGCCCCTGATCACCCATGTTTCTTTCACAGGTCTGGCATGGCTGCTTTCCGGAGGAGTCCTGTACACGGTGGGCGTAATGTTCTTTGCATTGCGACGAATTTCTTTTGGCCACGTCGTATGGCACCTGTTTGTGATGGCTGCAAGCACATGCCATTACATGGCGGTGATGTACTCGGTTGTCCTAACGAGTAGAGTTCGATGA
- a CDS encoding DUF6804 family protein — protein MGTLILKYAAIMSLLTTAALKPTLNLQTLLAFIICASGVAVGAQAMRAKKYIWSAVFFTIAVFFNPVFTIQPSGAQYIGVSVACTIAFVLSLFLLRNIPIRTIASITNQNPGSDSL, from the coding sequence ATGGGAACATTGATTCTGAAGTACGCAGCGATTATGTCGCTGTTGACTACCGCTGCATTAAAGCCGACGCTAAACCTCCAGACACTGCTTGCTTTCATCATTTGCGCTAGTGGCGTGGCCGTAGGGGCACAGGCAATGCGTGCGAAGAAATATATCTGGAGTGCAGTGTTCTTCACCATCGCCGTGTTCTTCAATCCTGTCTTCACCATTCAGCCTTCCGGAGCACAGTACATCGGAGTGAGTGTGGCTTGCACCATTGCATTTGTCCTGTCCCTATTTTTGCTGAGAAATATTCCAATAAGAACAATCGCATCTATTACTAACCAAAACCCGGGGAGCGACTCGTTATAA
- a CDS encoding cation:proton antiporter produces MHNLDLFLTLAVAFIGAVSFGYFTHRLGWSPIVGYLLAGILVGPHTPGLVADRHTADQLAEVGVILLMFGVGLHFHLKDLIAVRRVAIGGAICQSTVATLLGALTARLFGWNWSAGIVFGLALSVASTVVLTRVLSDNGQLQSPTGRIAIGWLVVEDLFTVFVLVLLPVIFVAPTASTSSLPVSFALAALKLVIFIVFTLFAAGRVIPWILSKIAETHSRELFTLGVLAVALGVAVSSAYLFGVSMALGAFLAGMVVGQSEFSGRAGAEALPMRDAFAVMFFVSVGMLLDPYQLIESPLLIVATLAIVMIGKPLTTIIIVALLGYSSRIGLGVAIALSQIGEFSFLLGTLSIQVGALPPEAMNPLVAVAIVSIMLNPLLYRTLGGMESFLTRPPRLWRLLNRRAVAQGLAEFPEKRDMISPYLAVVVGYGPIGKTVTRLLRDRGIEPTIIEMNIDTHKSLRANGHRAVYGDANQREVLEQAGVGTAASFILSTSGTAGLSEGIRIARQINPRLHVVSRVDYLRHADALRKAGADEVFAGEGEVALAMTDSILRKLGATPEQLDEERARIRTDLFREPASES; encoded by the coding sequence ATGCACAATCTTGATCTGTTTCTAACACTGGCGGTTGCGTTCATCGGCGCGGTGTCATTCGGATACTTTACCCATCGCCTCGGCTGGTCTCCCATCGTAGGTTACTTGCTGGCTGGGATTCTGGTCGGACCTCACACCCCAGGTCTTGTGGCTGACAGACATACGGCCGATCAGTTAGCTGAAGTGGGGGTAATCCTGTTGATGTTTGGGGTCGGACTCCATTTTCATCTGAAAGATCTAATAGCTGTGCGTCGTGTGGCGATTGGAGGCGCCATATGCCAAAGCACGGTTGCGACGTTGCTAGGTGCATTGACCGCAAGGCTCTTCGGATGGAACTGGTCAGCCGGTATTGTCTTCGGACTTGCCCTCTCGGTGGCGAGCACAGTTGTACTCACACGAGTTCTCTCGGATAATGGCCAGTTACAGAGCCCAACGGGCAGAATTGCGATCGGCTGGCTTGTCGTCGAAGACCTCTTCACTGTCTTCGTGCTCGTCCTTCTTCCAGTCATCTTTGTTGCTCCAACCGCAAGCACCTCCAGCCTTCCGGTTTCATTTGCACTGGCTGCGCTGAAACTTGTGATTTTCATCGTTTTTACGTTGTTCGCAGCTGGGCGCGTGATTCCCTGGATATTGAGCAAGATCGCCGAAACACACTCACGTGAATTGTTCACCCTCGGCGTTCTGGCAGTTGCACTCGGCGTGGCCGTTAGTTCGGCCTACCTCTTCGGTGTGTCGATGGCACTGGGGGCGTTCCTCGCAGGAATGGTGGTGGGACAGTCGGAGTTCAGCGGGCGAGCCGGAGCTGAAGCCCTTCCGATGCGCGACGCCTTCGCGGTCATGTTCTTCGTGTCTGTTGGCATGCTCCTCGATCCATATCAACTCATCGAGTCGCCTTTACTCATTGTTGCGACGCTCGCGATTGTGATGATTGGAAAGCCACTAACAACGATAATTATCGTCGCGTTGCTGGGCTACAGCTCGCGTATTGGCCTTGGTGTGGCGATCGCGCTGTCGCAGATCGGCGAATTCTCCTTCTTATTGGGCACGCTCAGCATCCAAGTTGGCGCGCTTCCGCCCGAAGCGATGAATCCGCTAGTGGCAGTAGCGATTGTCTCGATTATGCTCAATCCACTGCTGTATCGGACCTTGGGTGGCATGGAGTCCTTTCTGACACGGCCTCCCCGGTTGTGGCGTTTGCTCAACCGAAGGGCGGTGGCCCAGGGATTGGCGGAATTCCCCGAGAAAAGAGACATGATTTCTCCATACCTGGCTGTTGTGGTTGGTTACGGCCCAATTGGGAAAACAGTTACGCGGCTCTTGCGTGACAGGGGAATTGAGCCAACGATCATCGAAATGAACATCGACACCCACAAGAGCTTACGCGCAAACGGACACCGTGCGGTGTACGGAGACGCGAATCAACGAGAGGTCTTGGAGCAGGCTGGTGTAGGTACGGCAGCCAGTTTCATCTTGAGCACTTCCGGAACGGCGGGATTGAGCGAAGGAATTCGAATCGCACGACAGATCAACCCCAGACTACATGTTGTGTCGAGAGTTGATTATCTCAGACACGCGGACGCACTCCGAAAGGCCGGTGCCGATGAGGTATTTGCCGGAGAGGGTGAGGTGGCGCTCGCAATGACAGATAGCATTTTACGAAAATTGGGCGCTACGCCGGAACAACTTGACGAAGAGCGTGCGCGGATCAGAACCGATTTGTTCCGCGAACCCGCGTCTGAAAGTTAG
- a CDS encoding DUF6804 family protein: MATKIVKYLSIVALLIAVLWRGSLDYRLILAFVVCWGAIIVVRQAFRSHCYGWAFGFFLIAILFNPIWIFRFPAGVTLWVDVVCLTAFAASLILLKSQPVLSIPSITDRTPESESL, from the coding sequence ATGGCAACCAAAATCGTGAAGTACCTCTCAATCGTGGCCTTGCTTATTGCTGTGCTATGGCGCGGCTCCCTGGATTACCGGCTGATCTTGGCCTTTGTAGTTTGCTGGGGTGCGATCATTGTTGTTAGGCAGGCGTTTCGCTCTCACTGCTACGGCTGGGCATTTGGGTTTTTCTTGATTGCGATCCTCTTCAACCCGATCTGGATTTTCAGGTTCCCGGCTGGCGTAACCCTCTGGGTCGATGTGGTCTGCCTTACTGCGTTCGCAGCCTCTTTGATCTTACTGAAATCTCAGCCGGTGTTGTCGATTCCATCTATCACGGACAGAACTCCCGAAAGTGAGTCGTTATAG
- a CDS encoding RNA-binding protein, which yields MPDPAVRTNVFVGNLASTTTGEMLRNIFVPFGPILSVTIVQDRNSGAPRGFAFVEMQVEADAEKAVSALDGKILDDRPLRVNLACPKDVDKNPMHEHMRRHRDHRL from the coding sequence ATGCCGGATCCGGCCGTTAGAACGAACGTCTTCGTAGGCAATCTCGCGAGCACGACCACGGGAGAGATGCTTCGAAACATTTTCGTCCCTTTCGGGCCAATATTGAGCGTAACCATTGTTCAGGACCGTAACAGCGGAGCACCAAGAGGATTTGCTTTTGTTGAAATGCAGGTAGAAGCTGATGCAGAAAAAGCCGTGTCAGCTCTCGATGGGAAGATACTGGATGATCGTCCTTTACGCGTCAATTTGGCATGTCCGAAGGATGTCGATAAAAACCCCATGCACGAACATATGAGACGCCATCGCGACCATCGATTATAG
- a CDS encoding Crp/Fnr family transcriptional regulator — protein MATSKRPVIKEKIRHKPPVYSEEPLHPIGSDVVTLGSEFDGSPERTAVFNPHLFLAKLKNGKTSQAFQNGESVFSQGDPADAVFYIQSGKIKLTVVSKRGKEAVVAILPEGSFFGEGSLAGQPLRMSTASAVQKSTVVRVNKPVMLDTLHKEPKFAEQFLAYILSRNIRMEADLVDHLFNSSEKRLARLLLLMANFGQESKPIPLIAKMSQETLAEMVGTTRSRVSFFLNRFRDLGFIDYNGGGMHIHSSLVSVVLHD, from the coding sequence ATGGCCACCAGCAAGCGCCCCGTCATCAAGGAAAAGATACGCCACAAACCACCGGTTTATAGCGAGGAGCCATTGCACCCGATCGGCAGCGACGTGGTCACATTGGGTTCTGAGTTCGACGGGTCGCCTGAACGCACTGCGGTTTTCAATCCCCACCTCTTTCTGGCCAAGCTCAAGAACGGGAAGACCAGCCAAGCGTTCCAGAACGGTGAATCCGTTTTTTCGCAAGGGGATCCCGCGGATGCAGTGTTCTACATTCAGAGCGGCAAAATAAAGCTCACGGTTGTATCCAAACGTGGCAAGGAAGCTGTTGTCGCCATCCTGCCGGAAGGTAGCTTCTTTGGTGAGGGCTCCCTGGCCGGCCAGCCGCTGCGCATGTCCACCGCCAGTGCCGTCCAGAAAAGCACCGTTGTCCGGGTAAACAAGCCAGTGATGCTAGATACGCTTCATAAAGAACCAAAATTCGCGGAGCAGTTTCTCGCCTACATCCTCTCCCGCAACATTCGCATGGAAGCTGACTTGGTGGACCACCTCTTTAACTCCAGCGAGAAGCGTCTTGCTCGCTTGCTTCTGCTGATGGCCAATTTTGGCCAGGAATCGAAGCCCATACCATTGATCGCAAAGATGAGCCAGGAAACTCTCGCGGAAATGGTCGGCACCACTCGCTCGCGCGTCAGTTTCTTTCTCAATCGATTTCGAGACTTGGGATTCATTGACTACAACGGCGGTGGCATGCACATACACAGCTCGCTGGTTAGCGTCGTGCTTCACGACTAG
- a CDS encoding Crp/Fnr family transcriptional regulator, translated as MGPGEFIGEDCIIAAHPTRMATATAITPCTVLRINKAEMVQALHQQHALSDLFVAFLLTRNARIQEDLVDQLFNSSEKRLARILLLLAHFGKPGKPETMIPKISQETLAAMVGTTRSRVSFFMNRFRKLGFIDYNSNSMDVHSSLLNVILHD; from the coding sequence TTGGGACCGGGAGAGTTCATCGGAGAAGACTGCATCATTGCTGCTCACCCCACACGCATGGCAACGGCAACAGCGATTACTCCGTGCACGGTTCTTAGGATCAACAAAGCGGAGATGGTGCAAGCACTTCACCAGCAGCACGCTTTGTCAGACTTGTTTGTTGCATTTCTGCTCACGCGTAATGCGCGCATCCAGGAAGACCTAGTCGACCAGTTGTTCAATTCCAGCGAGAAGCGCCTGGCCCGGATTCTCTTGCTGCTGGCTCACTTTGGTAAGCCTGGCAAACCCGAAACGATGATTCCCAAGATTAGCCAAGAGACCTTGGCCGCAATGGTTGGCACTACTCGGTCGCGGGTTAGTTTCTTCATGAACCGTTTCCGCAAACTGGGGTTTATTGATTACAACAGCAACTCAATGG
- a CDS encoding radical SAM protein has protein sequence MKGKEVIQGWGKILAGRRPFLSIEITRECPLRCPGCYAYGDTHIGNAGVTLRQLADFKGDELVRRVLAIVDDLKPLHLSIVGGDPLVRYRELDQILPALMARGIHVQVVTSAFRVIPLEWAKLPLLNVTVSVDGLPAEHDVRRKPATYERILANLAGHTKMFSIHCTVTSQLVRPGYLRKFIEFWEPRPEVKRIWFSLYTPQIGEISEERLSWEQRQQVTEELLALRSEFKKLDMIAGAINGFMKPPSSPGQCTFARSTETISADLKARITPCQFGGNPNCSECGCVASVGLHALADYRLGGLVRLGSIFNASLRIGEAVDRRRQRMTSDLRVPRFYPAK, from the coding sequence TTGAAGGGTAAAGAAGTCATACAAGGGTGGGGCAAGATCCTCGCTGGAAGACGTCCCTTCCTGTCAATTGAGATCACGCGTGAGTGTCCCCTGCGTTGCCCCGGTTGCTATGCCTATGGTGATACGCATATTGGCAATGCGGGCGTTACTCTCCGTCAATTGGCTGATTTCAAAGGCGACGAACTGGTACGTCGAGTCCTCGCCATAGTTGACGACCTAAAACCGCTACATCTCTCCATTGTGGGTGGCGACCCATTAGTCCGCTACCGTGAACTAGACCAAATTCTACCCGCTTTGATGGCGCGCGGGATTCACGTCCAGGTGGTGACCAGCGCCTTCCGGGTAATTCCGCTGGAATGGGCGAAGCTGCCACTGCTGAACGTGACTGTCTCGGTGGACGGCCTGCCGGCAGAGCATGATGTGCGACGGAAACCGGCGACGTACGAGAGAATTCTGGCGAACCTCGCCGGCCACACCAAGATGTTCTCGATCCACTGTACGGTCACATCACAACTCGTCCGGCCGGGTTATCTGCGCAAGTTCATCGAGTTCTGGGAACCACGTCCTGAGGTTAAGCGAATCTGGTTCAGCCTGTACACTCCGCAAATCGGCGAAATATCAGAAGAAAGGCTTTCCTGGGAACAGCGTCAGCAAGTGACTGAAGAATTACTTGCCTTGCGTTCCGAGTTCAAAAAACTCGACATGATCGCAGGAGCGATCAACGGATTTATGAAACCGCCGTCTTCACCTGGCCAGTGTACATTTGCCCGGTCAACGGAGACGATTTCCGCTGACTTGAAAGCGCGCATTACACCGTGCCAGTTTGGTGGCAATCCCAACTGCTCTGAATGCGGATGCGTAGCATCCGTCGGGTTACATGCGCTTGCGGACTACAGGTTAGGTGGCTTAGTGCGGTTGGGAAGTATCTTCAACGCCTCATTGCGTATAGGCGAAGCCGTGGACCGGCGCCGCCAGCGTATGACCTCCGATTTGCGAGTTCCAAGGTTTTATCCAGCTAAGTAG
- a CDS encoding glycosyltransferase family 4 protein, which produces MSLPESTSLKRSSVRLKVRTPAFKEKLAASLWLRSGASHPSRIAVVGNYLPRQCGIATFTTDLCDAISAEFTTAQLLAVPVNDPGSSYSYPARVRFELIEMDPASYEDAADFLNFSNVDLVCLQHEYGIFGGTAGSHILRLLRRLKMPVVTTLHTVLRQPDGNQLSVMNEIAALSDRLIVMSEHSSRFLQDVFGVAEEKIDLIPHGVPDLSFGDPNYYKDASGTEGKAVLLTFGLLSPNKGIQNVIEALPRIVAKHPEAIYVIAGATHPHVRRREGDQYRLQLQALARKLGVERNVMFHNRFVSPEEMAQFVGSADIYITPYLHEEQAVSGTLAYALGAGKAIISTPYWHAAELLDDNRGVLVPFKDSSAIADAAIDLLDNEAIRHAMRKRAYFYARGTVWSKVAQSYMSTFVRARSDRMQTPRIAFSDLNAERTLDRLPSIKLDHLHQMTDHTGLLQHAVFSVPNYREGYATDDNARALIVAILMEQLGMTAPSESARLASCYLAFLWHAFNPATGRFRNFLSYERQWHEAEGSEDSHGRALWGLGTVLGRSKSPGLRGTAGRLFESAIPAIHKFSSPRAWAFAVLGLQEYLDCFPGDRAALQTRDGMANRLLDIYRASRSPGWDWFEDVLAYSNARLPQALLACASHNGDKAMLTAGLESLEWFVSMQRCETKGHFVPIGSQGFYRKGGEKARFDQQPIEAGAVVSACLQAFRATGDDRWLKEAWSAFNWFLGDNDLQIVLYDSSTGGCRDGLHPDRANENQGAESTLSFLMALLDMRLLEDTDIPVTKHKVAARGGFDVSRISSEIQ; this is translated from the coding sequence ATGTCGTTGCCAGAGAGTACATCGTTAAAAAGATCATCAGTTCGACTCAAGGTTCGTACACCGGCATTCAAAGAAAAGCTTGCGGCATCGTTATGGTTGAGATCCGGCGCTTCGCATCCAAGCCGAATTGCGGTGGTCGGGAACTACCTTCCGCGACAGTGTGGAATCGCAACTTTCACTACAGACTTGTGCGACGCCATCAGCGCAGAGTTTACAACCGCTCAACTATTGGCTGTTCCGGTCAACGACCCTGGATCGAGCTATAGCTATCCCGCCCGCGTTCGCTTCGAGTTAATAGAGATGGACCCTGCATCCTATGAAGATGCCGCTGACTTTCTTAACTTCAGCAATGTTGATCTAGTTTGCCTCCAGCATGAGTACGGCATTTTCGGAGGAACGGCTGGCAGCCACATCTTGCGGTTATTACGCCGCCTTAAGATGCCAGTGGTGACAACTCTGCACACGGTTCTCCGCCAACCGGACGGCAACCAACTTAGTGTCATGAATGAAATTGCTGCTTTGTCGGATCGGCTCATCGTCATGAGCGAACATTCCTCGCGCTTCTTGCAAGATGTTTTCGGTGTTGCGGAGGAAAAGATTGACCTTATTCCTCACGGTGTTCCCGACCTCTCTTTTGGAGATCCCAACTATTACAAGGACGCCTCTGGAACAGAAGGCAAGGCCGTATTGCTCACATTCGGGCTTCTATCTCCGAATAAAGGGATTCAGAATGTAATTGAAGCTCTACCGCGCATCGTAGCCAAACATCCGGAAGCTATCTATGTCATTGCTGGCGCCACACACCCCCACGTCAGGCGTCGCGAGGGGGACCAATACCGCCTCCAACTGCAGGCGCTAGCGAGGAAGCTTGGGGTGGAACGCAATGTGATGTTCCACAATCGGTTTGTCAGCCCGGAAGAAATGGCCCAGTTCGTTGGATCGGCCGACATTTACATCACGCCTTATCTCCACGAAGAGCAAGCCGTGTCGGGGACCTTGGCGTATGCGTTAGGCGCGGGTAAAGCGATTATTTCTACTCCGTATTGGCACGCAGCTGAACTGCTGGACGACAACCGCGGAGTTCTTGTTCCGTTCAAGGATTCGAGTGCGATTGCAGATGCGGCAATCGATCTTCTGGACAATGAAGCAATTCGCCATGCTATGCGCAAACGTGCTTATTTTTATGCGCGCGGCACGGTGTGGAGCAAAGTGGCGCAGTCCTACATGAGTACATTTGTCCGCGCTCGTTCTGACCGCATGCAAACTCCACGTATCGCATTTTCGGATTTGAATGCCGAACGAACGCTGGACAGACTGCCTTCGATAAAACTGGATCACCTGCATCAGATGACCGATCATACCGGACTCTTGCAGCATGCTGTCTTTTCGGTTCCTAACTATCGGGAAGGTTACGCCACCGACGACAATGCTCGCGCCTTGATTGTGGCCATTTTAATGGAACAGCTCGGCATGACAGCACCATCCGAGTCGGCCAGGTTGGCATCATGCTACCTGGCATTTCTATGGCACGCATTCAATCCGGCAACAGGCCGGTTTCGAAATTTTCTCAGTTACGAACGCCAGTGGCACGAAGCCGAGGGGTCGGAGGATAGTCATGGGCGCGCGTTGTGGGGATTGGGAACTGTCCTGGGACGTTCCAAGTCGCCAGGGTTAAGAGGAACCGCAGGCCGGCTCTTTGAATCTGCCATTCCTGCCATCCACAAATTCAGCAGTCCCCGTGCATGGGCTTTTGCTGTACTGGGATTGCAAGAATACCTCGACTGCTTTCCAGGAGACAGAGCTGCGCTTCAGACAAGAGATGGTATGGCAAATCGACTTCTTGATATTTATCGTGCCAGTCGCTCACCTGGCTGGGACTGGTTTGAAGACGTCCTTGCTTACTCGAACGCCCGATTACCGCAGGCTCTCCTCGCGTGCGCTTCTCACAATGGAGATAAAGCCATGCTCACGGCTGGATTGGAGTCGTTGGAATGGTTTGTTTCTATGCAGCGTTGCGAAACAAAAGGACACTTTGTTCCCATCGGATCACAGGGCTTCTACCGCAAGGGCGGCGAAAAAGCTCGCTTTGATCAACAGCCCATCGAGGCAGGCGCTGTTGTGTCCGCATGTCTGCAGGCATTTCGTGCGACTGGAGACGACCGTTGGCTAAAAGAAGCATGGTCAGCATTCAACTGGTTCCTCGGCGACAATGATTTACAGATCGTTCTCTACGATTCCAGCACGGGCGGGTGCCGGGATGGCTTGCACCCCGACCGCGCCAACGAAAACCAGGGAGCCGAGTCTACCCTGTCATTCCTGATGGCGCTGTTGGACATGCGTCTATTGGAGGATACAGATATACCTGTCACCAAACACAAAGTAGCAGCCAGAGGTGGCTTTGATGTATCCCGCATTTCATCGGAGATCCAATGA
- a CDS encoding lipid-binding SYLF domain-containing protein translates to MKKLVLLVILLSLANLGWAESDRESSTDRLDNAGKVLREIMAAPDNGIPEEVLEHARCIAVVPHMIKGGFVFGGQNGRGVATCRTTRGWSAPAFFSITGGSWGLQIGLEGVDLVMIIQNEKGMQQLLASKFQLGADASAAAGPVGRHASAETNWKLETEILTYSRAKGAFAGLTLNGASIRRDDDSMKAIYGRHVTTRAALLGKVAAPAAAESFLSAVKGAKAQAIAEANKN, encoded by the coding sequence GTGAAGAAATTGGTATTGCTGGTTATATTGCTCAGTCTGGCCAATTTGGGCTGGGCGGAGTCGGACCGCGAATCGTCAACCGATCGGCTGGACAATGCCGGCAAAGTGCTGCGCGAGATCATGGCTGCACCCGACAATGGCATTCCGGAAGAAGTGCTGGAACATGCGAGATGCATCGCCGTAGTGCCGCACATGATCAAGGGCGGCTTCGTGTTTGGCGGGCAGAATGGCCGCGGTGTGGCCACTTGCCGAACCACCAGAGGATGGAGTGCGCCGGCATTCTTTTCGATCACCGGCGGTAGCTGGGGATTGCAGATTGGTCTTGAAGGCGTGGACCTCGTCATGATCATCCAGAATGAAAAGGGCATGCAGCAGTTGCTGGCGAGCAAGTTCCAACTGGGAGCGGACGCCTCGGCTGCCGCTGGACCGGTGGGACGCCATGCTTCCGCCGAGACCAATTGGAAGCTGGAGACGGAAATCCTGACTTACTCTCGCGCTAAAGGCGCTTTTGCCGGACTCACGTTGAACGGCGCTTCCATTCGTCGCGACGACGATTCCATGAAGGCCATCTATGGTCGTCATGTCACCACGCGTGCCGCATTGTTGGGCAAAGTAGCGGCGCCAGCCGCCGCGGAATCATTCCTCAGCGCGGTGAAAGGCGCCAAGGCGCAGGCCATAGCGGAAGCAAACAAGAACTAG